The proteins below are encoded in one region of Bacillota bacterium:
- a CDS encoding M28 family peptidase, with product MRDPVEHVQELAAKIGPRGATTEGERRGAGYARREMERWAHAVTVEPFSSCPTLSWPWGLVAVLLVASATLVWLWPWAAVAAAAAGFATFVGLARGSFEVGRLFPGRPSQNILGVVKPRGEARHRVVLAAHVDSTRSALFYHPARLHLFRLNHILNMVTAGGLLLFGLLTALRVPPGPLCWRLLTLPLAAVALYGGYVLLHRELFCNYIPGANDNASGVAAALWVGEAVAAEPLEHTELWCAVTGCEEVGYAAGMDRFVRAHLGELRGADILVFDSVGAGHIRYLTGEGIMGYLPMAPDLVALAAEVAGAYPDWGIRGTRFGLGYTDATPALMRGLRALALFTLGERGLIKNYHWPSDTAENIEPETLRRVARYSLALVRAIDRRHAGTPAPAPHAVD from the coding sequence ATGCGGGACCCGGTGGAGCATGTTCAGGAACTGGCAGCGAAGATCGGGCCGCGGGGAGCCACCACGGAGGGAGAGCGCCGGGGCGCGGGGTACGCGCGCCGCGAAATGGAGCGCTGGGCCCACGCCGTCACGGTAGAACCCTTCTCCTCGTGCCCCACCCTCAGCTGGCCCTGGGGACTGGTGGCCGTGCTCCTGGTGGCCAGCGCCACCCTGGTCTGGTTGTGGCCGTGGGCGGCGGTGGCCGCGGCGGCGGCCGGGTTCGCCACCTTCGTGGGACTGGCGCGGGGCTCCTTTGAGGTGGGCCGGCTCTTTCCGGGACGGCCCAGCCAGAACATCCTGGGCGTGGTGAAGCCGCGCGGCGAGGCGCGTCACCGGGTGGTGCTGGCGGCCCATGTGGATAGCACGCGTTCCGCCCTCTTCTACCACCCCGCCCGGCTCCACCTCTTCCGGCTCAACCACATCCTGAACATGGTCACCGCCGGCGGCCTGCTGCTCTTCGGCCTGCTCACCGCCCTGCGAGTACCGCCGGGCCCCCTGTGCTGGCGTCTGCTCACGTTGCCCCTGGCGGCCGTCGCCCTTTACGGGGGCTACGTCCTCCTGCACCGCGAACTCTTCTGCAATTACATCCCCGGCGCCAACGACAACGCCTCCGGGGTGGCGGCCGCCCTCTGGGTGGGCGAGGCGGTGGCGGCCGAGCCGCTTGAGCACACCGAGCTCTGGTGCGCGGTAACCGGCTGCGAGGAAGTGGGATACGCGGCGGGCATGGATCGCTTCGTGCGGGCTCACCTGGGCGAGTTGCGGGGTGCCGACATCCTGGTGTTCGACTCGGTGGGCGCCGGGCACATCCGCTACCTGACGGGCGAGGGCATCATGGGTTACCTGCCCATGGCCCCGGACCTGGTGGCCCTGGCGGCCGAGGTGGCCGGGGCCTATCCAGATTGGGGGATCCGGGGCACCAGGTTCGGCCTCGGTTACACCGATGCCACCCCCGCGCTGATGCGCGGGCTGCGGGCCCTGGCCCTGTTCACCCTGGGCGAGCGCGGCCTCATCAAGAACTACCACTGGCCCAGCGACACCGCGGAGAACATCGAACCGGAAACCCTGCGGCGGGTGGCCCGGTACAGCCTGGCCCTGGTGCGGGCAATCGACCGCCGCCACGCGGGCACGCCCGCCCCGGCACCGCACGCTGTCGACTGA
- a CDS encoding DUF554 domain-containing protein, which translates to MTGTLINAATVIAGGTLGTLLGNRLPTRVRSTVMDALGLTTILIGLKMAFETSNVLLLLGSLLLGGIAGELLDIEAALNRLAGRLEARVSPGSGTATGGRFARGFVTASLVFCVGPMTIMGSLQDGLTGDYSTLAIKAMLDGFAALAFASSLGMGVTFSALVVLVYQGGITLAAAWAQAILTPAMVAEMTATGGLLIFAIGLGLLELKRIRVANLLPAIFVAPLLVALFH; encoded by the coding sequence GTGACAGGAACGCTCATCAACGCGGCTACTGTAATCGCAGGAGGCACCCTGGGCACACTGCTGGGCAACCGCCTCCCCACCCGGGTGCGCAGCACGGTCATGGACGCCCTGGGGCTGACCACGATCCTTATCGGGTTGAAGATGGCCTTCGAGACCTCCAACGTCCTGCTGCTGCTGGGTAGCCTCCTGCTCGGCGGCATCGCGGGGGAATTGCTGGATATCGAAGCCGCGCTCAACCGCCTGGCCGGGCGGCTGGAAGCCCGCGTGTCGCCCGGCTCAGGGACGGCCACGGGCGGGCGGTTTGCGCGCGGCTTCGTCACCGCGTCCCTGGTGTTCTGCGTGGGCCCCATGACCATCATGGGGTCCCTCCAGGACGGCCTCACCGGCGACTACAGTACCCTGGCCATCAAGGCCATGCTGGACGGCTTCGCCGCCCTGGCCTTCGCCTCGTCCCTGGGCATGGGGGTGACATTCTCCGCCCTGGTGGTCCTGGTCTACCAGGGAGGTATTACCCTGGCGGCCGCCTGGGCCCAGGCCATCCTCACCCCAGCCATGGTGGCGGAGATGACCGCCACCGGGGGACTGCTAATCTTCGCCATCGGCCTGGGGCTCCTCGAACTCAAACGCATCCGGGTGGCGAACCTGCTCCCGGCCATCTTCGTCGCTCCCCTGCTGGTCGCCCTCTTCCACTAG
- a CDS encoding AI-2E family transporter has translation MGFGLATVTFLYLVRRTLPPFLGALALVYLLNPAVTWLQRRGLGRTAAIAAVYAGGVAATAGFLLVYLPRLLAEMGVAASQLPFYAERLSRWGSDLQGHLAAPWLPAAIRAAVNEVLLAAQGAMVSDAREMARGVVGAAPVLASLLLSPFLAYFLLRDLEAIKAWLFCLVPWHLTEKGWRVVAEVDRAVGGFFRGQVVVAGLVGVLVAAAMFLLGMPFPLLLGLVAGVSDLIPYFGPVLGGLPAGLLALTRGPVMVLKVVLALVLIQQLEAGFLSPRMVGQRTGLHPVVVAGAVLSGGYLGGLTGMILAVPVAGALRPLLSLAYQRWVDNPRP, from the coding sequence GTGGGGTTCGGGCTGGCGACGGTGACCTTCCTCTACCTGGTAAGGCGCACATTGCCCCCATTCCTGGGGGCCCTGGCGCTGGTATACCTGCTCAACCCAGCCGTGACGTGGCTGCAAAGGAGGGGTTTGGGCCGCACCGCTGCCATAGCCGCTGTGTATGCGGGAGGGGTGGCAGCAACGGCGGGCTTCCTCCTCGTATACCTGCCCCGGTTGCTCGCGGAAATGGGGGTGGCCGCCTCGCAACTGCCGTTCTATGCCGAGCGCTTGAGCAGGTGGGGTTCCGATTTACAGGGGCACCTCGCCGCTCCCTGGTTGCCGGCGGCGATCCGGGCGGCGGTGAACGAGGTCCTCCTGGCGGCGCAGGGGGCGATGGTAAGTGACGCCCGCGAGATGGCACGTGGCGTGGTGGGTGCTGCCCCCGTGCTGGCCAGCCTGCTCCTGTCACCTTTCCTGGCCTACTTTCTCCTCCGCGATCTGGAGGCCATCAAGGCCTGGCTGTTCTGCCTGGTCCCCTGGCACCTCACGGAGAAGGGCTGGCGGGTGGTGGCGGAAGTGGACCGTGCCGTGGGCGGCTTCTTCCGGGGTCAGGTAGTCGTGGCCGGCCTGGTGGGAGTCCTGGTAGCGGCGGCCATGTTCCTCCTGGGTATGCCCTTCCCCCTGCTTCTGGGTCTGGTGGCGGGGGTGAGCGACCTCATCCCTTACTTTGGCCCCGTCCTGGGTGGGCTTCCGGCGGGATTGCTGGCTCTCACGAGAGGGCCGGTCATGGTGCTGAAGGTGGTGCTGGCGCTGGTACTTATCCAGCAACTGGAGGCCGGCTTCCTGTCCCCCCGTATGGTGGGCCAGCGGACCGGCCTCCATCCCGTGGTGGTGGCGGGCGCCGTCCTCTCGGGGGGCTATCTGGGCGGACTCACAGGGATGATTCTGGCCGTGCCCGTGGCAGGAGCGTTGCGACCACTGCTGTCCCTTGCCTACCAGCGCTGGGTCGACAATCCGCGGCCCTGA
- a CDS encoding YtxH domain-containing protein: MGSFWRGLLAGSVLGIAAALFMSPETRATSRRRLIDVASENARRGARRAWRGIRSRIVRMVVR; this comes from the coding sequence GTGGGCAGTTTTTGGCGAGGTCTGCTGGCCGGATCCGTGCTGGGCATCGCAGCCGCGCTGTTCATGAGTCCGGAGACGCGCGCCACTTCGCGGCGCCGCCTCATCGACGTCGCCAGCGAAAACGCCCGGCGGGGCGCGCGGCGCGCGTGGAGAGGCATCAGGTCGCGTATCGTGCGCATGGTGGTGAGGTAA
- the mnmA gene encoding tRNA 2-thiouridine(34) synthase MnmA translates to MSGVERPADGKRVLAAMSGGVDSSVAAALLVEAGFSVVGITMKLPGDETGGEGVCCSLEAAEGARQVAARLGIPHYAVDLRDDFERLVVGPFIADYMRGRTPNPCVLCNRVIKLGVLWDRARALECDFVATGHYARVLCATGHGGAAGTAARTGARATPPEGRGPGEESRRGRYLLWRARDRRKDQSYVLYRLGQQELGRLLLPLGHLTKARVREMARRRGFPTAGRPESQEICFIPGGDYREFLRERLGDRVFAAGPIVSREGEVLGEHPGLAFFTVGQRRGLGIRRPGPWYVVEIRPEENALVVGRQTDLLGCALEAEEARFIPFDWPPGPLQVEAQVRYRGPALPAVVTSLGEGRVRVDFREPQRAIAPGQAVVFYQGDLVVGGATIACTLGD, encoded by the coding sequence ATGAGCGGGGTGGAGCGGCCCGCTGACGGCAAGCGGGTACTCGCGGCCATGAGCGGCGGCGTCGACAGTTCGGTCGCCGCCGCTTTGCTGGTGGAGGCCGGCTTCTCCGTGGTGGGCATCACCATGAAGCTGCCCGGAGACGAGACCGGCGGAGAAGGGGTGTGCTGCTCCCTGGAAGCGGCCGAGGGTGCGCGTCAGGTGGCGGCCCGCCTGGGGATACCGCACTATGCCGTCGACCTGCGCGACGATTTCGAGCGGCTCGTCGTGGGTCCCTTCATCGCGGATTACATGCGGGGGCGCACGCCCAACCCGTGCGTGTTGTGCAACCGGGTGATCAAGCTGGGGGTCCTCTGGGATCGTGCCCGGGCCCTGGAATGCGACTTCGTGGCCACGGGCCACTACGCCCGTGTCCTCTGCGCCACCGGCCACGGTGGGGCAGCCGGGACCGCCGCCCGAACGGGGGCGCGCGCCACCCCCCCAGAGGGCCGCGGGCCGGGCGAAGAGTCGCGGCGGGGGCGGTACCTCCTGTGGCGGGCGCGCGATCGCCGGAAGGACCAGTCCTACGTGCTCTATCGCCTGGGCCAGCAAGAACTCGGGCGGCTGCTGCTGCCGCTCGGGCACCTGACGAAGGCGCGTGTGCGGGAGATGGCGCGCAGGCGCGGATTCCCCACCGCGGGGCGGCCCGAGAGCCAGGAGATCTGCTTCATTCCCGGGGGGGATTACCGGGAGTTCCTGCGAGAGCGGCTGGGCGACCGGGTTTTCGCCGCCGGTCCCATCGTCAGCAGGGAAGGAGAGGTGCTGGGAGAGCATCCCGGTTTGGCCTTCTTCACCGTAGGGCAGCGACGGGGCCTGGGCATCCGGCGGCCGGGGCCCTGGTACGTGGTGGAAATCCGGCCCGAGGAGAACGCGCTAGTGGTGGGCCGGCAGACGGATCTGCTGGGGTGTGCCCTGGAGGCCGAGGAGGCCCGTTTCATCCCCTTTGATTGGCCGCCCGGGCCCCTGCAGGTGGAGGCCCAGGTCAGGTACCGCGGCCCTGCCCTTCCCGCAGTGGTGACATCTCTCGGCGAGGGGCGGGTCCGCGTGGATTTCCGGGAGCCGCAGCGAGCCATCGCACCCGGCCAGGCCGTGGTGTTCTACCAGGGGGATCTCGTGGTCGGCGGCGCCACCATCGCCTGCACCCTCGGGGACTGA
- the nifU gene encoding Fe-S cluster assembly scaffold protein NifU, with product MYSQKVMEHFTKPRNVGEIADPDGVGTVGNPVCGDLMKITIRVKDNRIEDIRFLTFGCGAAIATSSMVTELVKGKTLEEAMQVTNRAVAEALDGLPPIKMHCSNLAADALHEAIKDYLSRGNGQKAGGATESDGGHAQDEADGHAHDEDAPGGREVDERGGAAR from the coding sequence GTGTACAGTCAGAAAGTGATGGAGCACTTCACCAAGCCACGCAATGTGGGAGAAATCGCCGACCCGGACGGCGTGGGCACGGTGGGCAACCCCGTGTGTGGCGACCTGATGAAGATCACCATCCGGGTGAAGGATAATCGTATAGAGGACATCAGGTTCCTCACCTTCGGGTGCGGGGCCGCCATCGCCACCTCGAGCATGGTGACGGAACTGGTGAAGGGCAAGACCCTGGAGGAGGCCATGCAGGTCACCAACCGGGCGGTGGCGGAGGCGCTTGATGGGCTGCCCCCCATCAAGATGCACTGCTCCAACCTGGCGGCCGACGCCCTGCACGAGGCCATCAAGGACTACCTGTCCCGCGGCAACGGGCAGAAGGCAGGCGGCGCGACGGAGTCCGATGGTGGGCATGCCCAAGACGAAGCCGACGGGCACGCGCACGACGAAGACGCGCCCGGAGGTCGGGAGGTCGATGAGCGGGGTGGAGCGGCCCGCTGA
- the nifS gene encoding cysteine desulfurase NifS, giving the protein MRRVYLDHAATTPVHPEVVEVMRHYMLQDWGNPSSIHSFGREARAGVDEARARVAALIGADPEEIVFTGGGTEADNLAIKGTAWELRNKGDHIITSAAEHHAVLHAVEWLEKQGFRATYLPVDQYGMVDPRDVERAITPSTVLVSIMAANNEVGTVQPVAEIARICQEKGVRFHTDAVQAVGQIPVDVHARGVDLLSLSAHKIYGPKGVGALYVRRGVRLTPLLHGGAHERKRRAGTEGVPGMVGLGKAAELARLHFDERVEHYRRVRDLLWERIQERVPEVRLNGHPSERLPNNLNVSVLYVEGESMLLNLDMKGIAASSGSACTSGSLEPSHVLLAMGIPHEVAHGSLRMTVGTATTEEDTAYVAESLGEIVARLRAMSPLWNARVR; this is encoded by the coding sequence ATGAGGCGCGTTTACCTGGATCATGCTGCCACCACACCCGTCCACCCGGAAGTGGTGGAAGTAATGAGACATTACATGCTGCAGGATTGGGGCAACCCATCCAGCATTCATTCCTTCGGGCGGGAGGCCCGCGCCGGCGTGGATGAGGCCCGCGCCAGGGTGGCTGCCCTCATCGGGGCCGACCCTGAAGAAATTGTCTTCACGGGCGGGGGCACGGAGGCGGACAACCTGGCCATCAAGGGTACGGCCTGGGAGTTGCGCAACAAGGGGGATCATATCATCACCTCGGCCGCGGAGCACCACGCCGTTCTGCACGCGGTGGAATGGCTGGAGAAGCAGGGGTTCCGCGCCACCTACCTCCCCGTGGACCAATACGGCATGGTGGACCCCAGGGACGTGGAGAGGGCCATCACCCCTTCGACCGTCCTGGTTTCCATCATGGCTGCCAATAACGAAGTGGGCACCGTGCAGCCGGTGGCCGAGATCGCGCGTATCTGCCAGGAGAAGGGGGTGCGCTTCCACACCGACGCCGTGCAGGCAGTGGGGCAGATCCCCGTCGACGTCCATGCCCGGGGTGTGGACTTGCTCTCGCTGTCGGCCCACAAGATTTACGGTCCCAAGGGGGTGGGGGCCCTGTACGTGCGCAGGGGTGTGCGCCTGACGCCCCTTCTGCACGGGGGTGCCCATGAGCGAAAGCGCCGGGCGGGCACGGAGGGGGTGCCGGGCATGGTGGGGCTGGGCAAGGCCGCCGAGCTGGCACGGCTGCACTTTGACGAGCGGGTGGAGCACTACCGGCGGGTGCGGGATCTCCTGTGGGAGCGCATCCAGGAGCGGGTGCCCGAGGTGCGGTTGAACGGGCACCCCTCGGAGAGGTTGCCCAACAACCTCAACGTCAGCGTGCTGTATGTGGAAGGGGAGTCCATGCTCCTGAACCTGGACATGAAGGGGATCGCCGCCTCCTCCGGGTCGGCGTGCACGTCGGGGTCGCTGGAGCCGTCGCACGTGCTCCTGGCCATGGGGATTCCCCACGAGGTGGCCCACGGCTCGCTGCGCATGACGGTGGGCACCGCCACCACGGAAGAGGACACCGCCTACGTGGCCGAGTCCCTGGGGGAGATCGTGGCGCGGCTGCGAGCCATGTCGCCTCTGTGGAATGCCCGCGTGCGGTAA
- a CDS encoding NAD(P)H-binding protein produces the protein MAGVSVVTGAFGYTGRHIARHLLDAGEQVVTLTGHPERPNPFGDRLKVFPLDFGHPQRLVEAMGGASTLYNTYWIRFERGPATFERTVANSRTLFATAREAGVRRVVHISITNPSQDSPLPYFRGKALVEQALVGSGLSYAIIRPTVVFGEGDILINNIAWLTRKFPVFPLFGRGDYRLQPVFVGDVAEMAVRAGGSTADTVVDAAGPETFTFEELVRLVARAVGSRARLVHLPPAAGFVLGSVVGLMVGDVLLTRDEICGLMMNLLVSDGPPAGRVQFTDWLAQHARRVGLRYASEVARHYR, from the coding sequence ATGGCAGGGGTAAGCGTGGTCACAGGCGCCTTCGGTTATACCGGTCGACACATCGCCCGGCATCTGCTCGATGCAGGCGAGCAGGTGGTGACGCTCACCGGTCACCCCGAACGGCCCAATCCCTTCGGGGACCGGCTGAAGGTGTTTCCTCTCGATTTCGGGCACCCCCAACGGCTGGTGGAAGCCATGGGCGGGGCGAGCACTCTGTACAACACTTACTGGATTCGTTTCGAGCGCGGCCCGGCCACCTTCGAGAGAACTGTGGCGAACAGCCGCACCCTATTCGCCACGGCGCGGGAGGCCGGGGTCAGGCGGGTGGTGCACATCAGCATCACCAATCCGTCGCAGGACTCGCCCCTTCCATACTTCCGCGGCAAGGCGCTGGTGGAACAGGCCCTGGTTGGGTCAGGGTTATCGTACGCCATCATCCGTCCCACCGTCGTCTTCGGCGAGGGCGACATCCTGATCAACAACATAGCCTGGCTAACGAGGAAGTTCCCCGTGTTTCCCCTGTTCGGGAGGGGGGACTACCGCCTGCAACCCGTATTCGTGGGAGACGTGGCCGAAATGGCTGTGCGGGCGGGGGGAAGCACCGCGGATACGGTGGTGGATGCAGCCGGCCCGGAAACCTTCACGTTCGAGGAGCTCGTGCGACTGGTGGCGCGGGCGGTGGGCAGCCGGGCCCGCCTAGTGCATCTGCCGCCTGCTGCTGGGTTTGTCCTGGGGAGTGTGGTCGGGTTGATGGTAGGCGACGTTCTCCTCACCCGTGACGAAATCTGCGGCCTCATGATGAACCTGCTGGTGTCGGACGGGCCGCCCGCCGGGCGGGTGCAGTTCACAGACTGGCTGGCGCAGCACGCCAGGCGGGTGGGTTTGCGGTATGCGTCCGAAGTGGCCCGCCACTACCGCTGA
- a CDS encoding molybdopterin-dependent oxidoreductase — protein MRKTTCPFDCWDACGALAEVGGGGAVPLDGDVTTYREVILRGDPEHPFSRGTICGKLARYPAFLRSDARLRNPLLRDGSNWREVSWDDALDLCARKLEEAARSGPERILFDLGNANCGILRFSGQRLFRLLGATVTTGSLCDIAGEKGLVRTTGACLSHPPGDVLNSRAIVLWGRNPAATNTHFWRFVQEARRRGAQLAVVDVYPSATARRADLFLCIRPGTDVYLALGLSRALCDLGLLDEHFLDSHTRGADEFMRLVSSLTVEEAAQACGLEAEEVRQLGGLLSLKPASIWLGMGMQHYRWGPTAASFVAALGALTGQYGIPGGGVSFFTASLTPFQLDWANPPPLRGIASGNRTVRKPALAADLLAGPPYRVAWFQASNIVKQAPDSGATARALAGVEFKVAVEVRMSETAQLCDLVLPAASFLEFENVRGSYGTPCVGHMPALVPPPPACRPEPEIYADLARRLGCEGEYLAEGGPEGWLRRALAPLQRYGVTLESLRQQGGAIVADGGGHLGQVYPHLPFARGAFPTADGRFHFPGPEDLRRYLDLRRRWEGEGDTGHYPLHLITPKSPDRINSHAHARSPDHVCGTADDGAGDGPLPGARVHPSHLPGGKTEALLVTPLGRLRVRLVPDPEMKPGVVVIDQGGRVPGIIGINARVPATVSEDGEGACYYEARCRLES, from the coding sequence ATGAGGAAGACGACCTGTCCGTTTGATTGCTGGGACGCGTGCGGGGCCCTGGCGGAGGTCGGAGGCGGCGGGGCGGTGCCCCTGGACGGGGACGTCACCACGTACCGGGAGGTAATCCTGCGCGGGGACCCCGAGCACCCCTTCTCCAGGGGGACCATCTGCGGGAAGCTGGCCCGCTATCCGGCCTTCCTGCGCTCAGACGCCCGCCTGAGAAACCCCCTCCTGCGCGACGGCAGCAACTGGCGGGAAGTTTCCTGGGACGACGCCCTGGACCTGTGCGCGCGCAAGCTGGAGGAGGCCGCTCGATCCGGGCCGGAGCGCATCCTCTTTGACCTGGGCAACGCCAACTGCGGCATCCTGCGCTTCTCCGGTCAGAGGCTGTTTCGCCTGCTGGGTGCGACCGTCACCACGGGCAGCCTCTGCGACATCGCGGGAGAAAAGGGCCTGGTACGCACGACGGGCGCCTGCCTCTCTCACCCGCCGGGGGACGTGCTGAACAGCCGGGCCATTGTCCTGTGGGGACGGAATCCGGCCGCCACCAACACTCACTTCTGGCGCTTCGTGCAGGAAGCCCGCCGTCGCGGGGCGCAGTTGGCGGTGGTGGACGTATATCCTTCGGCCACCGCCCGCAGGGCTGACCTCTTCCTGTGCATCCGGCCCGGCACCGACGTGTACCTGGCTCTCGGTCTAAGCCGTGCGCTCTGCGACCTGGGCCTCCTCGACGAGCACTTCCTGGACTCCCATACCCGCGGCGCAGACGAGTTCATGCGCCTGGTATCCTCCCTCACCGTGGAAGAAGCGGCGCAGGCCTGTGGCCTCGAAGCCGAAGAAGTCCGGCAACTGGGCGGCCTGCTCTCGCTGAAGCCGGCATCCATCTGGTTGGGGATGGGGATGCAGCACTACCGCTGGGGCCCCACTGCGGCCTCCTTCGTGGCTGCGCTGGGCGCCCTCACCGGGCAGTACGGAATCCCGGGGGGCGGCGTTTCGTTCTTCACCGCCAGCCTCACGCCCTTCCAGCTGGACTGGGCCAACCCGCCCCCGTTGCGCGGCATAGCGTCCGGGAACCGCACGGTGCGGAAGCCGGCTCTGGCCGCCGACCTGCTGGCCGGACCTCCCTACCGGGTGGCCTGGTTCCAGGCCAGTAACATCGTCAAGCAGGCCCCCGACTCGGGTGCCACCGCCCGTGCCCTGGCCGGGGTGGAGTTCAAGGTGGCGGTGGAGGTGCGCATGAGCGAAACCGCCCAGCTATGTGACCTGGTGTTGCCCGCCGCGTCCTTTCTCGAGTTCGAGAACGTACGCGGGTCCTATGGCACGCCCTGCGTGGGTCACATGCCAGCCCTGGTGCCACCCCCACCGGCATGCCGGCCGGAGCCCGAAATCTACGCGGATCTCGCCCGCCGCCTGGGTTGCGAGGGGGAATACCTGGCGGAAGGCGGACCGGAAGGCTGGCTGCGCCGGGCGCTGGCCCCCTTGCAACGCTACGGCGTCACCCTGGAATCCCTCCGGCAGCAGGGAGGAGCAATCGTGGCGGACGGTGGGGGTCACCTGGGCCAGGTTTACCCGCACTTGCCCTTCGCCAGGGGGGCGTTCCCCACCGCCGACGGCCGCTTTCACTTCCCGGGCCCCGAGGACCTCCGGCGCTATCTGGACCTCAGACGCCGGTGGGAGGGGGAGGGCGACACCGGCCATTATCCCCTGCACCTCATAACCCCCAAATCCCCCGACCGCATAAACTCCCATGCCCACGCCCGATCCCCCGACCACGTTTGTGGCACCGCTGACGACGGCGCCGGCGACGGTCCGCTCCCGGGGGCCCGGGTCCACCCCTCCCACCTCCCCGGGGGAAAGACGGAAGCCCTTCTCGTCACGCCCCTGGGACGGCTGCGCGTACGCCTCGTGCCAGACCCGGAAATGAAACCGGGGGTGGTGGTCATCGACCAGGGAGGCAGGGTGCCCGGTATCATCGGCATCAACGCCCGGGTGCCTGCCACCGTCTCCGAGGACGGAGAGGGAGCCTGCTACTACGAGGCCCGCTGCCGCCTCGAAAGCTAG
- a CDS encoding amidase domain-containing protein: MASSRVVVTCAATVLSVLVLFAYGRAMPAVADRATLLDELAELFETRTRWLLDADVQTCSTFYDRTGRTGEWALQQEQRKINRVHGWAASRGVRLTGAEGHARVVDAGVSGDRAWASVCYNLILTYAYGQGPASQRMGVRTIHWLELVRRGDRWLIRRDWYWDPFGSGRASGISEVTLRWQHLPGVAEGTGADGGGPKGTYNREAAVAYADRYCGVAVPGTSGRYNQRYRDFTFLGGDCTNFVSQVLADGQAGGLPTHPGWSYRNGNPTPAWVQANAFVRYMLQTGRVRCLHRGTIAEVEPSLDRLLPGDLIAVEEKGTIEHLMVVVGKDHRGIPLVDSHSADRYHVPWDLGGDPGTVFWLLEVGP; encoded by the coding sequence ATGGCCAGTTCCAGGGTGGTCGTCACCTGTGCGGCGACCGTGCTCAGCGTGCTGGTGCTCTTCGCCTACGGCCGGGCCATGCCTGCCGTCGCAGACAGGGCCACGCTCCTGGACGAGTTGGCCGAACTGTTCGAGACCCGAACCCGCTGGCTCCTGGACGCCGACGTGCAGACCTGCTCCACCTTCTACGACCGCACCGGCCGGACGGGCGAGTGGGCTCTCCAGCAGGAGCAGCGCAAGATAAACCGCGTGCACGGGTGGGCGGCGTCGCGAGGTGTACGGCTGACGGGGGCGGAGGGGCACGCCCGGGTGGTCGACGCCGGGGTGAGTGGGGACCGCGCCTGGGCGTCGGTGTGCTACAACCTCATCCTTACCTACGCTTACGGGCAGGGTCCGGCCTCCCAGCGCATGGGGGTGCGGACCATCCACTGGCTGGAACTGGTCCGCCGGGGAGATCGGTGGCTGATCCGGCGGGACTGGTACTGGGATCCCTTCGGCAGCGGCCGCGCCTCGGGCATTTCGGAAGTGACCCTCCGGTGGCAACATCTTCCCGGCGTGGCCGAGGGCACCGGGGCAGACGGTGGCGGCCCTAAGGGGACCTACAACCGGGAGGCGGCCGTAGCCTATGCCGACCGCTACTGCGGCGTGGCGGTCCCGGGAACCAGCGGCCGTTACAACCAGCGCTACCGCGACTTCACCTTCCTGGGAGGAGATTGCACCAACTTCGTATCCCAGGTCCTGGCCGACGGCCAGGCCGGAGGGCTCCCCACCCACCCGGGCTGGTCATACCGGAACGGGAACCCCACCCCGGCATGGGTGCAGGCAAACGCCTTCGTGCGCTACATGCTGCAGACCGGCAGGGTGAGGTGCCTGCACCGAGGCACCATCGCAGAAGTCGAGCCGTCGCTGGACCGGCTTCTCCCGGGCGACCTCATCGCCGTGGAAGAAAAGGGTACCATTGAGCACCTCATGGTGGTAGTAGGCAAAGATCATCGGGGAATACCCCTCGTGGACAGCCATTCCGCCGACCGCTATCACGTTCCCTGGGACCTGGGGGGCGATCCCGGCACCGTGTTCTGGCTGCTGGAGGTGGGGCCCTGA